In Sphingobium sp. Cam5-1, the following proteins share a genomic window:
- a CDS encoding amidase, producing the protein MDMTRRETVAGGAALVGLAGTGKAATPRSTPLDTHDAMGLAELVAKKQVSPGELLEEAIGKAEALNPRFNFLAQKHYDYGRAAIAKGLPQGPFSGVPWLLKDLNTYIAGLPTENGSRFYKGYKPEVTSELVRRIEKAGFVIFGKTTVPELGLTGTTENKLTGDTRNPWDVSRITGGSSGGAAAAVAVGVLPAAHATDGGGSIRIPASCCGLFGLKPSRGRVPMGPPRTEGWGGLSVHHAVTRSVRDSAAILDATQGPEPGSRYAAPTPGETFLSQVGQAPGRLRIALMLNAPAGSPVDPECVEAARKAARLCESLGHHVEEAAPKLDIAAMGAASFVLIGSSVAADMMDRAKATGIAIGPDVLEPITLGFVGYGQKATGMDFARANNTLQAAAIAMAQFMANYDVILSPTLAAPPLKLGQINLTPDVDFAAWGQRAAVFSPFTQVANMTGQPAMSVPLAMSSAGLPIGVMFTGRYGDEALLFRLAGQLEGAAPWKNRRPAI; encoded by the coding sequence ATGGACATGACACGCCGGGAAACAGTGGCAGGCGGTGCGGCGCTTGTGGGGCTGGCGGGCACTGGCAAGGCTGCGACGCCGCGCTCCACTCCGCTCGACACGCATGACGCCATGGGTCTGGCTGAACTTGTCGCCAAGAAGCAGGTTTCGCCCGGCGAGTTGCTGGAGGAGGCGATCGGGAAGGCGGAGGCGCTGAATCCGCGGTTCAACTTCCTTGCGCAGAAACATTATGATTATGGCCGTGCTGCGATCGCCAAGGGTTTGCCGCAAGGGCCGTTTAGCGGCGTTCCCTGGCTGCTGAAGGACCTGAATACCTATATTGCGGGCCTGCCGACGGAGAATGGCAGCCGCTTCTATAAGGGCTACAAGCCTGAAGTGACGTCCGAGCTGGTGCGGCGCATTGAGAAGGCGGGCTTTGTCATCTTCGGCAAGACTACGGTGCCGGAATTGGGACTGACCGGCACGACCGAGAACAAGCTGACGGGCGACACGCGCAACCCTTGGGACGTGAGCCGGATCACTGGCGGATCGTCGGGCGGTGCAGCAGCAGCGGTGGCTGTAGGCGTACTGCCCGCCGCGCACGCGACCGACGGCGGCGGGTCGATCCGCATTCCGGCGTCCTGTTGCGGGCTGTTCGGATTGAAGCCTAGCCGGGGGCGCGTACCGATGGGACCGCCGCGCACAGAAGGCTGGGGTGGACTGTCTGTGCATCATGCCGTCACCCGCAGCGTTCGGGACTCCGCCGCCATATTGGATGCGACGCAGGGACCGGAGCCGGGCAGCCGCTATGCCGCGCCGACGCCGGGCGAGACTTTCCTGTCGCAAGTGGGGCAGGCTCCCGGACGGTTGCGGATAGCGTTGATGCTGAATGCGCCTGCCGGTTCGCCCGTCGACCCGGAATGCGTGGAAGCGGCGCGCAAGGCGGCGCGGTTGTGCGAGAGCCTGGGTCATCATGTCGAGGAAGCAGCGCCCAAGCTGGACATTGCGGCGATGGGGGCGGCGAGTTTCGTGCTGATCGGTTCGTCGGTGGCTGCGGACATGATGGATCGCGCGAAGGCGACCGGCATCGCGATCGGGCCGGATGTGCTGGAGCCGATTACGCTGGGCTTTGTCGGCTATGGGCAGAAGGCGACCGGCATGGACTTTGCCCGCGCTAACAACACGCTCCAGGCGGCGGCGATCGCCATGGCGCAGTTCATGGCGAATTATGACGTGATCCTATCGCCGACATTGGCCGCCCCGCCGCTGAAGCTGGGGCAGATCAACCTGACGCCTGATGTCGATTTTGCGGCGTGGGGACAACGCGCGGCGGTCTTCTCGCCCTTTACCCAGGTTGCAAACATGACCGGCCAGCCTGCCATGTCGGTGCCGCTCGCCATGTCATCGGCGGGTCTGCCGATCGGGGTGATGTTTACGGGACGCTATGGCGACGAGGCGCTGCTGTTTCGCCTAGCCGGGCAGTTGGAAGGCGCCGCGCCGTGGAAGAACAGGCGCCCGGCGATTTGA
- a CDS encoding SDR family NAD(P)-dependent oxidoreductase, whose protein sequence is MMRGLEGKAGIVAGGGRGIGAATARRLVAEGASVVIGDIVGEWAQGTARAIREQGGRAIGVVLDGTKAASQAAIVEAALSEFGRLDFYHSNLAGSTEGDIDVLNCSEEVLDRSFAINAKSHFLATQAALPVLLERGGGAMIYTSSGAAISGNPMQVAYPMTKNALHALVRHVARKFGKQGIRANGICPGVVLTEAVAQHLTQDYVDGMLENLPHRRLGKPDDIAGAVAFLASDDGEWVNGQLWHVNGGSLLRD, encoded by the coding sequence ATGATGCGCGGATTGGAAGGCAAGGCGGGGATCGTCGCGGGCGGCGGGCGCGGTATTGGCGCGGCGACGGCGCGGCGGCTGGTGGCCGAAGGGGCATCAGTCGTGATCGGCGACATTGTCGGCGAGTGGGCGCAAGGGACCGCGCGCGCCATTCGCGAGCAGGGCGGACGGGCGATCGGCGTGGTGCTTGACGGCACGAAGGCGGCGTCTCAGGCGGCGATCGTTGAGGCCGCCTTGTCCGAGTTCGGGCGGCTCGACTTCTACCACAGCAATCTGGCGGGTAGCACCGAAGGGGACATCGATGTGCTGAACTGTTCGGAAGAGGTGCTGGATCGGTCCTTCGCCATCAACGCCAAGAGCCATTTCCTGGCGACCCAGGCGGCGCTTCCAGTGCTGCTGGAGCGTGGGGGTGGCGCGATGATCTATACCTCATCGGGTGCCGCCATTTCGGGCAATCCTATGCAGGTAGCCTATCCCATGACGAAGAATGCGCTGCATGCGCTCGTCCGGCATGTTGCCCGCAAGTTCGGTAAGCAGGGCATCCGCGCCAACGGCATTTGCCCTGGCGTCGTCCTGACCGAAGCGGTCGCCCAGCATCTGACGCAGGATTATGTGGATGGGATGCTGGAGAATTTGCCGCACCGCCGCCTCGGCAAGCCCGACGACATTGCGGGTGCGGTTGCTTTCCTCGCTTCCGACGACGGGGAATGGGTAAACGGGCAGCTTTGGCATGTGAATGGCGGATCGCTTTTGCGAGACTGA
- a CDS encoding Lrp/AsnC family transcriptional regulator, translating to MSETFAFDETDRKIVEQLRQNGRATNQQIAESLNLIASTVSTRIRRMEDAGMLRVVAVSDFAVHGYHVLIHLAVQVSGRSALDVAEELAVFPEVFAAHLVTGNYEISLLLTLRDIDELPSLITDRLSKVRGIRSMTPAIGLDIVRYGLDTAPIDRRRLA from the coding sequence ATGAGCGAGACGTTTGCGTTCGACGAGACGGACCGGAAGATTGTCGAACAGCTGCGGCAAAATGGCCGGGCGACCAATCAGCAGATCGCGGAATCCCTCAACCTGATCGCTTCCACAGTTTCGACGCGCATTCGGCGGATGGAGGATGCGGGGATGCTGCGCGTTGTGGCCGTGTCCGATTTTGCGGTGCATGGCTATCATGTCCTCATCCACCTGGCGGTTCAGGTGAGTGGCCGGTCGGCATTGGATGTAGCGGAAGAACTGGCTGTATTTCCTGAAGTCTTCGCTGCGCATCTGGTGACGGGTAATTATGAGATCAGCCTGCTCTTGACGCTCCGTGACATTGATGAGCTTCCCTCGTTGATCACGGATCGTTTGTCGAAGGTGCGGGGAATAAGATCGATGACGCCTGCGATCGGGCTCGACATCGTCCGCTATGGCTTGGACACCGCCCCGATCGATCGCAGGAGGCTTGCATGA
- a CDS encoding Lrp/AsnC family transcriptional regulator: MRRPDLDELDHQLIDILAQDARVSNRKIAADLGVNEGTVRGRIKRLQQEKLIAFTALTGLKLEKATNVAFVAVQADVSHVRQIAREIAHIPLVKAVMITLGPCNIMATCLYDDLDNLHKMASGQILSMEGVNHVETSLAVRTVKFSNRVVRITDAQTASSS, translated from the coding sequence ATGAGGAGGCCTGATCTCGACGAGCTGGACCACCAGCTGATCGACATATTGGCGCAGGATGCGCGCGTTTCCAACCGCAAGATCGCGGCCGATCTTGGCGTGAACGAGGGCACCGTTAGGGGCCGCATCAAGCGGTTGCAGCAGGAAAAGCTCATCGCCTTCACCGCGCTGACGGGCTTGAAGCTGGAGAAGGCGACCAATGTGGCTTTCGTCGCGGTGCAGGCGGATGTCAGCCATGTCCGCCAGATCGCGCGTGAGATCGCGCATATACCGCTGGTTAAGGCTGTGATGATCACTTTGGGGCCGTGTAACATCATGGCGACATGCCTGTATGATGACCTCGACAACCTTCACAAGATGGCATCGGGGCAGATCCTGTCGATGGAGGGTGTGAATCACGTCGAAACCTCCCTGGCGGTCAGGACTGTGAAGTTCAGCAACCGCGTAGTTCGGATCACCGACGCACAGACGGCTAGCAGTTCATAA
- a CDS encoding acyl-CoA dehydrogenase family protein, which translates to MEFAFTDEQQMIAETARSFFAENATSERTRNAMAGDGIDRALWQAFCQELGLSGIGLPESAGGAGLGMVELAIIAEAAGAQVAALPMLSSLVQAAQALAAGGDAEQQNEWLPRLISGEVIGGYFYGADIRSDGDRLTGGSRFVAHGASADMFVVTDMRQVWIVRADAPGVSVASQTSMDQTRPLAHVQLDNVAGERLADPVAALAAVHRAGFIAAAAEALGGAQACLDRTVDYSKERIQFGRPIGSFQAYKHRLADMMVEIEQARSAVYWAACAVDESAEEAEMAIHAAKSFATDTYFRCAGDMIQLHGGIGFTWEHDAHLFFKRARALQTMLGTNVGHREKIATMILGEAA; encoded by the coding sequence ATGGAATTCGCATTTACCGACGAACAACAAATGATCGCGGAGACGGCGCGCAGCTTCTTCGCCGAGAATGCCACCAGCGAGCGCACGCGCAACGCGATGGCGGGCGACGGCATCGACCGGGCGCTTTGGCAGGCTTTCTGTCAGGAACTGGGGCTATCGGGCATCGGACTTCCGGAAAGCGCTGGCGGCGCGGGCCTAGGCATGGTCGAGCTGGCGATCATCGCTGAGGCGGCAGGTGCTCAGGTGGCGGCATTGCCCATGCTGAGCAGTCTCGTGCAAGCGGCTCAGGCGCTTGCGGCTGGCGGTGATGCGGAGCAGCAGAATGAGTGGTTGCCGCGCCTGATCTCTGGAGAGGTGATTGGCGGTTATTTCTATGGTGCGGACATCCGGTCGGATGGCGACCGGCTGACGGGCGGATCGCGGTTCGTCGCTCATGGCGCCTCTGCCGACATGTTCGTAGTGACCGACATGCGGCAGGTCTGGATTGTCCGCGCGGATGCCCCGGGCGTCAGCGTGGCGAGCCAGACGAGCATGGACCAGACCCGGCCCTTGGCTCATGTGCAGCTGGACAATGTGGCGGGGGAGCGGCTTGCTGACCCGGTGGCGGCGCTGGCCGCTGTCCATCGCGCTGGGTTCATCGCCGCAGCGGCGGAAGCGTTGGGCGGCGCGCAGGCGTGCCTCGACCGGACCGTCGATTATTCCAAGGAGCGTATCCAGTTCGGTCGGCCGATTGGGTCGTTCCAAGCCTATAAGCACAGGCTGGCGGACATGATGGTGGAGATCGAGCAGGCTCGGTCGGCGGTATATTGGGCCGCCTGCGCCGTGGATGAGAGTGCCGAAGAGGCGGAGATGGCCATTCATGCCGCCAAATCCTTTGCCACCGACACATATTTCCGCTGCGCCGGTGACATGATCCAGCTGCACGGCGGCATCGGTTTCACCTGGGAGCATGACGCGCATCTGTTTTTCAAGCGCGCCCGTGCGCTTCAGACGATGCTGGGCACCAATGTCGGGCATCGTGAGAAGATCGCCACGATGATTCTGGGAGAAGCGGCATGA
- a CDS encoding acyl-CoA dehydrogenase family protein codes for MKLGFSPEEELFRQECADWLNGQMAGEFRDIKGITKLTGSPERRKEWEQQLAAHRWSCIGWPSQWGGRDATLAQQVIFAEEYARAGVPGRVNHIGIELAGPTILTFGTEEQKQRFLPGIAGGKTIFCQGFSEPNAGSDLASVRTKARLEDGEWVVNGQKIWTSLAHISDWIFVVTRTEEGSQGPKGLTFLMMPIDQPGIEIRGIRQINGDAEFNETFFTDARCPADSLIGAVGDGWRIAMGLLAFERGVSTLGQQMGFRNELDEIIAAAKANGAANDPLIRQRLAKAEVGLRLMRYGALRMLSQTDHSKIDGAALTYKIQWASWRRDLGELAMDVLGQGGEISDHAEYEWDTLPNLFLFSRADTIYGGTNQIQRNLIAERGLGLPREPRGNA; via the coding sequence ATGAAACTCGGATTTTCTCCAGAAGAGGAGTTGTTCCGGCAGGAGTGCGCGGACTGGTTGAACGGTCAGATGGCGGGCGAATTTCGCGACATCAAGGGCATCACCAAGCTGACCGGCAGCCCGGAACGGCGCAAGGAGTGGGAGCAGCAGCTTGCCGCGCATCGCTGGTCCTGCATCGGGTGGCCATCGCAATGGGGCGGGCGCGACGCAACATTGGCGCAGCAGGTAATCTTTGCCGAGGAATATGCCCGTGCGGGCGTTCCGGGGCGCGTCAACCATATCGGCATCGAGCTTGCTGGTCCCACAATCCTGACATTCGGCACCGAGGAGCAGAAGCAGCGCTTTCTGCCGGGCATTGCGGGCGGCAAGACGATCTTCTGTCAGGGCTTTTCGGAGCCCAATGCCGGTTCGGACCTTGCCAGCGTGAGAACGAAGGCGCGGCTTGAAGACGGCGAATGGGTGGTGAACGGCCAGAAAATCTGGACGAGCCTTGCTCATATTTCCGACTGGATCTTCGTCGTGACGCGGACGGAGGAAGGGTCGCAGGGGCCGAAGGGCCTCACCTTCCTGATGATGCCGATCGACCAGCCGGGTATCGAGATACGCGGTATCCGCCAGATCAATGGCGATGCGGAGTTCAACGAAACCTTCTTCACCGATGCGCGGTGTCCGGCCGACAGCCTGATCGGCGCGGTGGGCGATGGGTGGCGGATCGCGATGGGCCTGCTGGCATTCGAGCGGGGCGTGTCGACGCTGGGTCAGCAAATGGGATTCCGCAATGAACTGGATGAGATCATCGCGGCGGCCAAGGCCAATGGAGCGGCGAATGATCCCTTGATCCGTCAGCGTCTCGCCAAAGCGGAAGTGGGCCTGCGTCTGATGCGTTACGGAGCCTTGCGCATGCTGTCGCAAACCGATCATTCCAAGATCGACGGCGCGGCGCTGACCTACAAGATTCAGTGGGCGAGTTGGCGCCGCGACCTTGGGGAACTCGCCATGGACGTGCTGGGCCAAGGCGGCGAGATCAGCGATCATGCCGAATATGAATGGGATACGCTGCCCAATCTGTTCCTCTTCTCTCGGGCCGACACCATTTACGGTGGCACCAACCAGATTCAGCGTAACCTGATCGCGGAGCGGGGGCTGGGCCTGCCGCGTGAACCGCGCGGGAACGCCTGA
- a CDS encoding PaaI family thioesterase — translation MEEEDAFERLKNLPPRGHHALLGIYTVDHGADWAELACPFAPEFLMDADAGLVSSGPIISLVDAAAGSAIIARTRQWRGMATLDLHIDYLRPARAGHSLHARAHCHHITRKVAFTRCDVHDGDPQAPIATATASFFFTDES, via the coding sequence GTGGAGGAGGAAGATGCCTTTGAGCGATTGAAGAACCTGCCGCCGCGGGGACATCATGCGTTGCTGGGCATATATACTGTAGATCACGGGGCGGATTGGGCGGAGTTGGCTTGTCCTTTCGCTCCCGAGTTTCTGATGGATGCCGATGCGGGCCTGGTATCGTCCGGGCCGATCATATCGCTGGTCGATGCGGCAGCAGGTTCCGCGATCATCGCGCGCACGCGGCAGTGGCGTGGGATGGCTACGCTCGACCTGCATATCGATTATCTGCGGCCAGCAAGGGCAGGGCACAGCCTGCACGCGCGCGCCCATTGCCATCATATAACGCGCAAGGTCGCTTTCACCCGTTGCGATGTTCATGATGGTGACCCGCAAGCGCCGATCGCCACGGCAACCGCCAGCTTCTTTTTCACCGACGAGTCATGA
- a CDS encoding PaaI family thioesterase gives MIVRTPYAQMLGIRSVVLDGDTAVLMMPAAPSLEGRSGFLYGGVIASLLELACLEAVAQDRREPWPKPMNMSFDFLRGGLMVDSYAQARLIRVGRRVVNADAICWQADRDKPIATGRMHLLLD, from the coding sequence ATGATCGTTCGCACTCCCTATGCGCAGATGCTGGGCATCCGGAGCGTTGTGCTGGATGGCGATACCGCCGTCCTGATGATGCCCGCTGCTCCTTCGCTCGAAGGACGGTCGGGTTTTCTATATGGTGGCGTCATCGCCAGTCTGCTGGAACTCGCATGTCTTGAGGCCGTCGCGCAGGATCGGAGGGAGCCCTGGCCCAAGCCGATGAACATGTCGTTCGACTTCCTGCGCGGTGGACTGATGGTGGACAGCTATGCGCAGGCCCGGCTTATCCGTGTGGGGCGAAGGGTAGTGAACGCCGATGCCATTTGCTGGCAGGCGGATCGGGACAAGCCCATAGCGACGGGTCGCATGCACCTGCTGCTGGACTGA
- a CDS encoding SWIB/MDM2 domain-containing protein encodes MAQTREQRGEKETKAAVAKVKKTGKATGGARGGITAPVTPSPELADIIGDSKIPRSEVVKKIWAYIKTNDLQNPKDKREILADDKLEKIFGGKKASMFEMNKHLAKHLKA; translated from the coding sequence ATGGCGCAGACTCGTGAGCAGCGTGGCGAAAAGGAAACCAAAGCGGCTGTCGCCAAGGTAAAGAAGACAGGCAAGGCCACAGGTGGCGCGCGCGGAGGGATCACCGCGCCGGTTACGCCCTCTCCTGAGCTGGCCGACATTATTGGCGATAGCAAGATTCCGCGAAGCGAAGTGGTCAAGAAGATCTGGGCCTACATAAAGACAAATGACCTCCAAAATCCGAAGGACAAGCGAGAGATATTGGCCGATGACAAGCTGGAAAAGATATTCGGAGGCAAGAAGGCCAGCATGTTCGAAATGAACAAGCATTTGGCGAAGCATCTCAAGGCTTGA
- a CDS encoding cytochrome b/b6 domain-containing protein, with amino-acid sequence MVDAEVSGAPVRLRIWDLPIRLFHWTLVPLLGFAWWAAEERMLDWHRLAGYSIFALLLFRLIWGFAGSSTARFSNFVGGPSTLLRYIRGHMFNRAATPAAGHNPVGGWSVIAMITILAVQVGLGFFSVDIDGMESGPFSYLVDFETGRVAAEWHAFIFNAILALTALHVVAVLFYLIHRRDNLVGPMIIGTRKWSGDRPTLRFASAWSALIIFLLIAGGTWLLIAQFGRA; translated from the coding sequence ATGGTGGATGCGGAAGTGAGCGGCGCGCCGGTGCGCCTGCGTATCTGGGATCTGCCGATCCGCTTGTTTCACTGGACGCTGGTGCCGCTGCTGGGTTTCGCCTGGTGGGCCGCTGAAGAGCGAATGCTGGATTGGCATCGGCTCGCCGGTTACAGCATTTTTGCGCTGCTGCTCTTCCGTCTGATCTGGGGTTTCGCGGGCAGCAGCACGGCCCGTTTCTCCAACTTCGTTGGCGGCCCATCAACACTCCTTCGCTATATCCGCGGCCATATGTTCAATCGGGCCGCGACGCCAGCCGCTGGCCATAATCCGGTTGGCGGCTGGAGTGTGATCGCGATGATCACCATCCTCGCAGTGCAGGTGGGGCTCGGCTTCTTTTCTGTGGATATCGACGGCATGGAGTCCGGTCCCTTTTCCTATCTGGTCGATTTCGAAACCGGCCGCGTCGCTGCGGAATGGCACGCCTTCATCTTCAACGCCATCCTTGCCCTCACCGCTCTTCATGTCGTGGCCGTTCTTTTCTATCTGATCCATCGGCGCGACAATCTTGTCGGACCAATGATCATCGGAACGCGGAAATGGTCAGGGGATCGGCCAACGCTGCGGTTCGCATCGGCCTGGAGCGCGCTTATTATCTTCCTGCTGATTGCGGGAGGAACATGGTTGTTGATCGCCCAGTTCGGCCGGGCCTGA
- a CDS encoding c-type cytochrome, with protein MKLPYSLALATLGLAASYAAYAATPAVTNAIKARQASYKEIGGAFKSINDELKSGSPDMNSVRPLARDIATRAALLPKYFPKGSGPESGIKTRAKTEIWKDNAAFVKLQGDMITAAKALDAAAASGNVAGLGAARTSLGGTCKSCHDRFRAEL; from the coding sequence ATGAAGCTTCCCTACTCCCTGGCTTTGGCAACCCTCGGCTTGGCCGCGAGCTACGCGGCCTATGCCGCCACACCTGCGGTGACCAACGCGATCAAGGCGCGCCAAGCCAGCTACAAGGAGATTGGCGGAGCTTTCAAAAGCATCAATGATGAGCTGAAGTCCGGATCACCCGACATGAACAGCGTCCGCCCGCTGGCGCGTGATATTGCCACTCGCGCCGCGTTGTTGCCCAAATATTTCCCGAAGGGCAGCGGTCCGGAATCCGGAATCAAGACACGCGCCAAGACCGAAATCTGGAAGGATAACGCTGCCTTCGTGAAGCTTCAGGGCGACATGATCACGGCTGCAAAGGCCCTGGATGCCGCCGCCGCCAGCGGCAATGTGGCCGGGCTTGGCGCGGCACGCACCAGCTTGGGTGGCACCTGCAAAAGCTGCCACGATCGTTTCCGCGCGGAGCTTTGA
- a CDS encoding DUF1552 domain-containing protein, translating to MLMNGTTRRGFLLRGILGGGAVTLGLPLLDAFLDNNGTAFAATLGGGRLPVRFGTWFWGCGMIPDRWQPKSMGADYDLPPQLAPIAAVKQHVSVLTGFDVMLDGKGNLPHLSGNTAVRTGAPADDWLAIRAPTLDVLIGDAIGGGSFFRSLDLSADGNARTSYSFRDGRSMNAATPSPVEFYRKIFGPDFNDPNKADFKPDPRIMVRRSVLSGVTEQRRALEANLGATDKARLDQYFTSVREMEGKLALQLQKPPPAEACVVPAEAPAVSGDITDVQQRKINHKLMAQMLAMALACNQTRVFNMNFSTAASDLRQAGQTTGYHQNTHEEMIDRAIGYQPTVDFFATRSMEAWADFVSALAAIKEGDGTLLDNTLVFAHSDVSYAKNHDVLGIPVMLAGRAGGKVKSGIHVHGNGESISRVGLTLQQLMGISVDSWGMDAMNTKRPIGEILA from the coding sequence ATGTTGATGAATGGAACGACACGGCGCGGTTTCCTGCTGCGCGGAATATTGGGTGGCGGTGCAGTTACGTTGGGACTGCCCCTGCTGGACGCATTTCTGGACAATAACGGCACAGCCTTTGCCGCGACGCTTGGGGGCGGGCGCCTACCCGTGCGCTTCGGCACATGGTTCTGGGGATGCGGGATGATCCCGGATCGCTGGCAGCCAAAGTCCATGGGGGCCGATTACGACCTGCCCCCGCAGCTTGCGCCCATTGCCGCCGTGAAGCAGCATGTAAGCGTCCTGACCGGGTTCGACGTGATGCTGGATGGCAAGGGCAATCTGCCTCATCTGTCGGGCAACACCGCCGTGCGCACAGGCGCGCCCGCGGACGATTGGCTCGCCATTCGGGCACCTACGCTAGACGTCCTTATCGGCGATGCGATCGGCGGCGGCTCCTTCTTCCGTTCGCTTGATCTTTCAGCGGACGGCAATGCACGCACCAGCTATTCGTTCCGCGACGGACGCAGCATGAATGCCGCCACGCCAAGCCCGGTCGAATTTTACCGCAAGATTTTCGGGCCGGACTTCAACGATCCCAACAAGGCCGATTTCAAGCCCGATCCGCGCATCATGGTGCGCCGGAGCGTATTGTCCGGGGTTACCGAACAACGCCGCGCACTGGAAGCCAATCTGGGCGCGACCGACAAGGCCCGCCTGGACCAATATTTCACCTCCGTCCGCGAGATGGAAGGAAAGCTCGCGCTACAGTTGCAGAAGCCACCCCCGGCCGAAGCCTGTGTCGTACCCGCCGAAGCACCAGCCGTGTCAGGCGACATCACGGATGTTCAGCAACGGAAGATCAATCACAAGCTGATGGCGCAGATGCTGGCGATGGCGCTGGCCTGCAACCAGACCCGCGTGTTCAACATGAACTTTTCGACAGCAGCATCCGATCTGCGTCAAGCGGGCCAAACGACGGGCTATCACCAGAACACGCATGAGGAAATGATCGACCGGGCCATCGGGTATCAGCCGACCGTGGATTTCTTCGCCACCCGCAGCATGGAAGCCTGGGCGGATTTCGTGTCGGCCCTCGCCGCGATTAAGGAAGGCGACGGAACCCTGCTCGACAACACACTGGTATTTGCGCATTCGGACGTATCCTATGCCAAGAACCATGATGTTCTGGGCATTCCGGTGATGCTGGCTGGGCGCGCAGGCGGAAAGGTCAAATCCGGCATCCACGTCCATGGCAATGGAGAGTCGATCAGCCGTGTCGGCTTGACACTTCAACAGCTTATGGGAATTTCGGTCGACTCATGGGGCATGGATGCCATGAATACCAAGCGACCCATCGGCGAAATATTGGCGTGA